The Bacteroidales bacterium genome has a window encoding:
- the phoU gene encoding phosphate signaling complex protein PhoU has translation MTHLDTELIKLKQQLFEMWLLVISQVETSREALLNFDKGAASEVAFKEKMVDTYELKIDRDCENIIALYNPVAPDLRLTLAVLKINADLERIGDFARGIARFIKKSPKKSINPELLKVCQIDDLIKNAVDMLTDAKTAFENENSRMALSIFSQDDFLDDVHKSSNKIIADYIKKHPDEIDEALHLHSIIRKVERIGDHCSNIAEEIIFFLEAKVLKHSGKKKL, from the coding sequence ATGACACACTTAGATACAGAGCTTATCAAACTAAAACAGCAACTATTTGAAATGTGGTTGTTGGTAATATCACAGGTTGAAACTTCCCGCGAAGCTCTTTTAAACTTTGATAAAGGTGCTGCTTCCGAAGTCGCTTTCAAGGAGAAAATGGTCGATACCTATGAGCTAAAAATCGACCGTGATTGCGAGAATATTATTGCTCTTTATAATCCAGTAGCTCCTGATCTTAGGTTAACCTTAGCTGTTCTTAAGATTAATGCTGATTTAGAAAGAATCGGTGATTTTGCCCGTGGCATTGCTAGGTTTATAAAGAAAAGTCCCAAGAAGAGCATTAATCCCGAATTATTAAAGGTTTGCCAGATTGATGATCTCATAAAAAACGCTGTTGACATGCTTACCGATGCAAAGACTGCTTTTGAAAACGAAAACTCAAGAATGGCGTTAAGCATCTTTTCTCAAGATGATTTTTTAGATGATGTACATAAAAGTTCCAATAAAATAATTGCTGATTATATCAAGAAACATCCCGATGAGATTGATGAAGCCCTTCACCTACATAGCATTATCCGTAAGGTTGAAAGGATTGGTGACCATTGTAGCAATATAGCGGAGGAGATAATTTTTTTCCTTGAAGCAAAGGTTTTAAAGCATAGTGGGAAAAAGAAATTATAG
- a CDS encoding response regulator transcription factor: MENSIIILIVDDDLNFIEFLDYILSKEGYIVIKANSGDEAIELAKRNNPHLILLDIKMPKTDGIEVCIALRNIPEISHTKIVLISGLLDDKSKIAGFDAGADDYICKPIKPKVLLARIGALLKNFKRPIIFSDEKDTLKKFGNITIDFEKYLVIVDQDEITLPKKEFLLLKLLSAKPSKVFTRQEILDQLWENSINQGSRFIDVHIHNLREKLGSNRIKTIKGVGYKFD; encoded by the coding sequence ATGGAAAATAGCATAATAATATTGATTGTTGATGATGATTTAAATTTTATTGAATTCTTAGATTATATCCTTAGTAAGGAAGGTTATATTGTCATTAAGGCAAATTCCGGCGATGAAGCAATTGAACTTGCCAAAAGAAACAATCCCCACCTAATCCTCCTCGATATTAAAATGCCAAAAACGGATGGCATTGAAGTATGTATTGCACTAAGAAATATCCCCGAAATTAGTCATACAAAAATTGTACTTATCTCAGGCCTGTTGGACGACAAATCAAAAATAGCGGGTTTTGATGCTGGTGCCGATGATTATATTTGTAAACCCATAAAGCCTAAAGTCTTATTAGCCAGAATAGGTGCATTACTAAAAAACTTTAAACGCCCAATAATATTTAGTGATGAGAAAGATACGTTAAAGAAATTTGGAAATATCACCATTGATTTTGAAAAATATCTTGTTATTGTTGATCAGGATGAAATTACATTACCAAAAAAAGAATTCCTATTATTAAAGTTGCTATCAGCTAAACCATCAAAAGTTTTTACTCGCCAAGAAATTTTAGATCAACTCTGGGAAAATAGTATTAATCAGGGATCTCGCTTTATTGATGTACACATCCACAATCTGAGGGAAAAACTCGGATCAAACCGTATTAAAACAATCAAAGGAGTGGGATATAAATTCGATTAA